The Bacteroidota bacterium genome has a window encoding:
- a CDS encoding GDP-L-fucose synthase gives MPQVGKTDKIFVAGHRGLVGSAIVRRLEEGGYTNIVVRTRQELDLLRQADVEAFFVAEKPDVVILAAAKVGGIHANNTYPADFISDNIAIQANVIRAAHEAKIKRLLFLGSSCIYPKLAAQPLREDCLLTGPLEPTNEWYAIAKISGIKMCEAYRKQYGDDFFCVMPTNLYGPHDNFDLATSHVLPALIRKFHEAKGTDGMPDKPVTLWGSGTPLREFLYVDDMADACVFAIEQPSEAIFEAAPDGILNVGAGKDISIRGLAELIRSILNSESEIIYDASKPDGTPRKLMDVTRMEKLGWTAKTSLEDGIRKSHEWFCDNYLTTS, from the coding sequence ATGCCACAGGTTGGAAAAACTGATAAGATATTTGTCGCCGGCCACCGGGGCCTCGTAGGCTCCGCAATTGTCAGGCGACTGGAGGAAGGCGGCTATACTAACATTGTGGTACGCACCCGCCAGGAACTCGACCTGCTTCGTCAGGCCGACGTAGAAGCATTCTTTGTCGCGGAAAAACCTGACGTTGTTATCCTTGCTGCAGCCAAGGTGGGTGGCATTCACGCCAACAACACCTATCCAGCTGATTTCATCAGTGATAACATAGCCATTCAGGCTAACGTGATTCGTGCTGCACACGAGGCAAAAATCAAACGGCTCCTGTTCCTGGGTAGCTCGTGCATTTACCCAAAGCTCGCAGCACAACCCCTGCGCGAAGATTGCCTCCTTACCGGTCCGCTTGAGCCTACCAATGAATGGTATGCCATTGCAAAAATTTCCGGCATCAAGATGTGCGAAGCATACCGAAAGCAATATGGCGACGATTTCTTTTGCGTAATGCCAACAAATCTGTACGGCCCGCACGACAACTTTGACCTTGCAACAAGCCACGTATTGCCGGCACTGATCCGTAAATTCCACGAAGCAAAAGGCACGGATGGCATGCCAGACAAGCCAGTTACCCTTTGGGGCAGCGGTACGCCACTTCGGGAATTCCTGTATGTGGATGACATGGCTGATGCCTGTGTATTTGCAATCGAACAGCCTTCAGAGGCAATCTTCGAAGCAGCGCCTGATGGCATTCTCAATGTAGGCGCCGGCAAAGACATTAGTATCCGGGGCCTCGCTGAACTGATCCGGTCGATTCTCAACAGCGAAAGCGAAATTATTTATGACGCATCCAAGCCCGACGGGACGCCCCGGAAGCTGATGGACGTTACGAGAATGGAGAAGCTGGGCTGGACGGCAAAAACGTCACTGGAAGATGGGATACGGAAGTCCCACGAATGGTTCTGTGATAACTACTTGACCACTTCTTAA